The Gemmata palustris genome includes a region encoding these proteins:
- a CDS encoding NTF2-like N-terminal transpeptidase domain-containing protein, translated as MTTRIIACVVVAVSASFAPADDAEIKKTAKAKAEETQNALLKGDYDKLVDLTHPKIVEEMGGRKKMIEGITASVKDMKSKGFTFKSVSVGDSSDSVKTGKELYIIVPFALQMAAPSGRLHTKGALVGVSSDGGKTWAFADATPGREALKKLLPGLPEAIVFPKKEAPTFVKD; from the coding sequence ATGACCACCCGCATCATCGCGTGTGTCGTTGTCGCCGTCTCCGCGTCGTTTGCTCCGGCCGACGATGCGGAAATCAAGAAAACAGCGAAAGCGAAAGCCGAAGAGACCCAAAACGCACTGCTCAAGGGTGACTACGACAAGCTCGTAGACCTCACTCACCCAAAGATCGTGGAGGAAATGGGCGGGCGCAAAAAGATGATCGAAGGCATAACTGCGAGCGTTAAAGACATGAAGTCGAAGGGCTTCACGTTCAAGTCGGTTTCGGTCGGCGACTCGTCCGATTCGGTCAAGACCGGAAAAGAACTGTACATCATCGTCCCATTCGCCCTGCAAATGGCGGCTCCAAGCGGACGGTTGCACACAAAGGGAGCTCTCGTCGGCGTTTCCAGTGACGGCGGCAAAACATGGGCGTTCGCAGACGCGACACCCGGCCGTGAGGCGCTGAAAAAGCTGCTCCCGGGCCTACCCGAAGCAATCGTGTTTCCCAAAAAGGAAGCGCCGACGTTTGTGAAGGATTAG
- a CDS encoding class I SAM-dependent methyltransferase, with protein sequence MLPSFVRPTPMTDRLYEYVLSVGLREPDTFRALREETATLPECEWQIAPEQGPFLALIVQLMGAKKCLEVGTFTGYSAAWVASVLPADGKLVCCELSAVYAGIAQKHLTAAGLANKVEFRIAPAVQSLTDLLANGHAGTFDYAFIDADKSSYNIYYERCLELVRPGGLIAIDNTLWDGKPADSSVTDMDTLAIRALNEKVHGDARVSLSFLPFADGLTLARKNT encoded by the coding sequence ATGCTGCCGAGTTTCGTGCGCCCCACGCCCATGACCGACCGGCTCTACGAATACGTGCTGTCCGTGGGCCTGCGCGAGCCCGACACGTTTCGCGCGCTGCGCGAAGAAACCGCAACGCTCCCCGAATGCGAATGGCAGATTGCACCCGAGCAGGGGCCGTTTTTGGCGCTGATCGTCCAACTGATGGGCGCAAAGAAGTGCCTCGAAGTCGGCACGTTCACGGGGTATTCGGCCGCGTGGGTCGCGAGCGTGCTCCCGGCCGACGGCAAACTCGTGTGCTGCGAACTCAGCGCGGTGTACGCCGGCATCGCGCAGAAGCACCTGACCGCCGCGGGCTTGGCGAACAAGGTCGAGTTCCGCATCGCGCCCGCGGTTCAATCGCTCACGGACCTGCTCGCCAACGGGCACGCGGGCACCTTCGACTACGCCTTCATCGATGCCGACAAATCGAGCTACAACATCTACTACGAGCGGTGTTTGGAACTGGTCCGCCCCGGCGGGCTGATCGCGATCGACAACACGCTCTGGGACGGCAAACCGGCCGACTCGAGCGTGACCGACATGGACACGCTCGCGATCCGCGCGCTCAACGAGAAGGTCCACGGCGACGCTCGCGTGTCGCTCAGCTTCCTGCCGTTCGCCGACGGATTGACGTTGGCCCGGAAGAACACGTAA
- a CDS encoding 2,3-bisphosphoglycerate-independent phosphoglycerate mutase — MNIHELIRDLREPAKTKIVLLVADGLGGLSRQPGGLTELETAKTPNLDACARDGVTGLSIPVLPGITPGSGPGHLGLFGYDPLEYRIGRGILEALGINFAVGSRDVAIRGNFCTLGADGKITDRRAGRPTNEKNKAAVEKLRTIKIPGVELFVEPVKEHRFVLVIRGDGLGDRVNDTDPQAVGVPPLKAAGADAASQKTADVVNAFIAEATKVLASEGTINGATLRGFATYPKIATFADVYGMKAAAIAVYPMYKGLARLVGMDILDPGQTLQGQVETLTKVWNDYDFFFLHYKYTDSTGEDGNFPAKVDMIEKLDEVVPDILKLKPDVFIVTGDHSTPSKMKSHSWHPVPTLLLADMCRTDEVTEFSERACLRGGLGQFQAMHLMLLAMAHAGRLGKYGA, encoded by the coding sequence ATGAACATACACGAACTCATCCGCGACCTCCGCGAACCGGCCAAAACCAAGATCGTTCTGCTCGTGGCCGACGGATTGGGCGGGCTTTCCCGTCAACCGGGCGGGCTAACGGAGCTGGAAACCGCAAAAACTCCGAACTTGGACGCCTGCGCCCGCGACGGCGTGACGGGTCTGAGTATTCCGGTTTTGCCGGGAATAACGCCAGGTAGCGGCCCCGGGCACCTCGGGCTGTTCGGCTACGACCCGCTCGAGTACCGCATCGGGCGCGGCATTTTGGAAGCGCTGGGTATCAACTTCGCGGTCGGCTCGCGCGACGTCGCCATCCGGGGCAACTTCTGCACGCTCGGCGCGGACGGCAAGATCACCGACCGCCGGGCCGGGCGCCCGACGAACGAAAAGAACAAGGCCGCGGTCGAAAAACTCCGCACGATCAAAATTCCCGGAGTGGAACTGTTCGTCGAGCCGGTGAAGGAGCACCGCTTCGTATTGGTCATCCGCGGTGACGGTCTGGGCGATCGCGTGAACGACACCGATCCGCAAGCCGTTGGTGTGCCCCCGCTGAAGGCTGCGGGCGCGGACGCCGCGTCTCAGAAGACCGCGGACGTGGTGAATGCGTTCATCGCGGAAGCGACGAAGGTGCTCGCGAGCGAGGGCACGATCAACGGCGCGACGCTCCGCGGGTTCGCGACTTATCCGAAGATCGCGACGTTCGCGGACGTGTACGGGATGAAAGCGGCCGCGATCGCCGTTTACCCGATGTACAAGGGACTGGCCCGACTCGTGGGGATGGACATCCTCGACCCCGGCCAGACGCTCCAGGGGCAGGTCGAGACGCTCACCAAAGTGTGGAACGACTACGACTTCTTCTTCCTGCACTACAAGTACACGGACAGCACCGGCGAGGACGGCAACTTCCCCGCGAAGGTGGACATGATCGAGAAACTCGACGAGGTCGTCCCCGACATTCTGAAGCTGAAGCCCGACGTGTTCATTGTGACCGGCGACCACAGCACGCCGAGCAAGATGAAGTCGCACTCGTGGCACCCGGTGCCGACGCTGCTGCTCGCGGACATGTGCCGCACCGACGAGGTGACGGAGTTCAGTGAGCGGGCGTGCTTGCGCGGCGGGTTGGGGCAGTTCCAGGCGATGCACCTGATGCTGCTCGCGATGGCCCACGCGGGGCGCCTGGGCAAGTACGGGGCGTAA
- the purH gene encoding bifunctional phosphoribosylaminoimidazolecarboxamide formyltransferase/IMP cyclohydrolase, translating to MLRPIRRALLSVSDKTGLVDFARELASKYGVELIATGGTRKSLADAGLPVKDISELTKFPEILDGRVKTLHPAIYAGLLAKRDKPEHMQTLVEHALPEIDLVVCNLYPFEQTVAKLGVTEAEAIENIDIGGPCMVRAAAKNFASVAIIVDPVSYAPVLKELGQNAGQLGRETRRELASGAFARIAAYDHAIANYFLTGGAPGAVNFDEPEVLPLLFIPNQKLRYGENPHQRAAFYSDGTADRTCVATAEQLHGKELSYNNILDLDSALNLAREFAGPACVVVKHNNPCGAATAGKLADAFGLAWDGDPLSAFGGIIAFNRPVDTDTASALMDPKAKRFIECVIAPGYEPHALDALKKWKENVRLLKTGDLTGFPQGLDYRRVDGGLLVQARDYGADKPDAWKVVTKRKPTEAEFHALHFAWFVCKHVKSNAIVLARDTQVVGVGAGQMSRVVSVEIAVKKAGEKSRGSVLASDAFFPFPDNVHAAAAAGVTAIIQPGGSVKDPDSIAACDEHGIAMLFTGVRHFRH from the coding sequence ATGCTCCGTCCGATTCGCCGCGCGTTGCTGAGTGTGTCCGACAAAACCGGACTTGTGGACTTCGCGCGCGAACTTGCGTCCAAGTACGGCGTCGAACTGATCGCCACCGGCGGAACGCGGAAGTCGCTCGCGGACGCCGGCTTACCCGTAAAGGACATCAGCGAACTGACGAAGTTCCCCGAGATCCTCGACGGGCGCGTGAAGACGCTCCACCCGGCGATCTACGCCGGTTTGCTCGCGAAGCGCGACAAGCCCGAGCACATGCAGACACTCGTTGAACACGCGCTACCGGAAATCGACCTAGTCGTCTGCAACCTGTACCCGTTCGAGCAGACCGTGGCGAAGCTCGGGGTGACCGAGGCCGAAGCGATCGAGAACATCGACATCGGCGGGCCGTGTATGGTCCGCGCTGCGGCGAAGAACTTCGCGAGCGTGGCGATCATTGTGGACCCGGTCTCATACGCGCCCGTCCTGAAGGAACTCGGCCAGAACGCGGGTCAACTGGGCCGCGAAACGCGCCGCGAACTGGCGAGCGGGGCGTTCGCCCGGATCGCCGCTTACGACCACGCCATCGCGAACTACTTCCTGACGGGCGGGGCGCCGGGCGCGGTCAACTTCGACGAACCCGAGGTTCTGCCGCTGCTGTTCATTCCCAACCAGAAGCTCCGGTACGGCGAGAACCCGCACCAGCGCGCCGCGTTCTATTCGGATGGGACCGCCGATCGCACTTGTGTCGCGACCGCGGAGCAACTGCACGGTAAGGAACTCAGTTACAACAACATCCTGGACCTCGATTCCGCGCTGAATCTGGCGCGGGAGTTCGCGGGTCCGGCGTGCGTGGTGGTGAAGCACAACAACCCGTGCGGTGCGGCAACTGCGGGTAAGCTCGCAGACGCATTTGGTCTGGCCTGGGACGGCGACCCGCTCTCCGCGTTCGGCGGGATCATCGCGTTCAACCGGCCCGTCGATACTGATACCGCCAGCGCCCTCATGGACCCGAAGGCCAAGCGGTTCATCGAGTGCGTCATCGCTCCGGGCTACGAACCGCATGCGCTCGATGCGCTCAAGAAGTGGAAGGAGAACGTCCGCCTCCTGAAGACCGGCGACCTTACCGGCTTCCCGCAGGGGCTCGACTACCGCCGTGTGGACGGCGGGTTACTCGTGCAGGCTCGGGACTACGGTGCGGACAAGCCCGATGCGTGGAAGGTCGTCACCAAACGCAAGCCTACAGAAGCCGAGTTCCACGCGCTGCACTTCGCGTGGTTCGTGTGCAAGCACGTGAAGTCGAACGCGATCGTTCTCGCCCGCGACACGCAGGTCGTCGGGGTCGGGGCGGGGCAGATGTCGCGCGTGGTGTCGGTCGAGATCGCGGTGAAGAAAGCCGGCGAGAAGTCGAGGGGCTCGGTGCTGGCCTCCGATGCGTTCTTCCCGTTCCCGGACAACGTTCATGCCGCGGCCGCGGCCGGTGTGACCGCGATCATTCAGCCCGGCGGGTCCGTGAAAGACCCGGACAGTATTGCCGCGTGCGATGAGCACGGTATCGCAATGCTGTTCACCGGCGTCCGGCACTTCCGGCACTAA
- the tilS gene encoding tRNA lysidine(34) synthetase TilS: MTRVLRAVRRFTASRPGPGVVAVSGGADSVALLCALHACGASVIVAHVNHRLRGEESDGDEAFARELCATLDTECRIKSADVAVLAAGGNLESTARRVRYEFFADVAHASGAPWVATAHTADDQAETVLHRLIRGTGLQGLRGIAAERRAEREEPNPPTPFPKKEGGAEPKPKTIAPQSPDFSPSPFRGGVGEGVLSGLSILRPLLTVTRVDVLAYLAEIGQPYRTDSTNADTRFTRNRIRHELLPLLKTFNPDVVSALTHLAEHAGDAHEVISVAAGELLARAERPRVAHVLVLDASALAGAPRAVTRAALRLLWERENWPMSDMTFDAWERAVEVACRNAGACDFPGGISMRAAGRVVQLTRRE, encoded by the coding sequence GTGACGCGCGTGTTGCGGGCGGTCCGGCGGTTTACGGCGAGTCGGCCGGGGCCGGGCGTTGTGGCAGTTTCTGGCGGCGCGGACAGCGTGGCGCTCTTGTGCGCGCTGCACGCCTGCGGCGCTTCGGTGATCGTTGCGCACGTGAACCACCGGCTCCGTGGGGAAGAGTCCGACGGCGACGAAGCTTTCGCGCGCGAACTGTGCGCGACCCTCGACACGGAGTGCCGCATTAAGAGCGCGGATGTAGCCGTGCTCGCGGCCGGTGGCAACCTCGAATCGACCGCGCGCCGGGTGCGGTACGAGTTCTTCGCGGACGTGGCACACGCCTCCGGCGCGCCGTGGGTCGCGACCGCGCACACCGCCGACGATCAAGCGGAGACGGTGCTCCACCGGCTCATTCGCGGCACGGGGCTGCAGGGATTGCGGGGGATCGCGGCCGAAAGGCGAGCTGAACGCGAAGAACCTAACCCCCCAACCCCCTTCCCTAAAAAGGAAGGGGGAGCAGAGCCAAAGCCAAAGACAATCGCACCGCAATCGCCGGATTTCAGCCCCTCTCCGTTTAGGGGAGGGGTTGGGGAGGGGGTGCTTTCCGGGCTTTCCATCCTTCGCCCCCTCCTCACAGTCACGCGCGTCGATGTGCTGGCGTACCTCGCGGAGATCGGCCAGCCCTACCGCACCGATAGCACGAACGCGGACACGCGGTTCACGCGCAACCGCATTCGGCACGAGCTGCTGCCGCTACTCAAAACGTTCAACCCCGATGTCGTATCCGCGCTCACGCACCTCGCGGAGCACGCCGGCGACGCGCACGAAGTCATCTCAGTGGCTGCGGGTGAATTGCTCGCACGGGCCGAGCGCCCGCGGGTCGCGCACGTGCTGGTCCTTGATGCGAGCGCGCTCGCCGGGGCACCACGCGCCGTGACACGTGCGGCGCTGCGATTGCTGTGGGAGCGCGAGAACTGGCCGATGAGCGACATGACGTTCGATGCGTGGGAACGCGCGGTCGAGGTTGCGTGTCGTAACGCCGGCGCCTGTGATTTCCCCGGCGGCATCAGCATGCGGGCCGCGGGTCGAGTGGTTCAGCTCACCCGGCGTGAATAA
- the greA gene encoding transcription elongation factor GreA, with protein MTDDRIPMTREGYDKLKAELDRFRGSEMIEITKRVATAREMGDLSENAEYHAAREDQGMLQARINDLSDRLSRAVIVDTTLLPKDTIAFGSRVKVKDLDVDEEEIFELVGPGQENPDKGRILTTSPIGQGLIGRKKGETVKIQVPSGTIKFKILEISSANI; from the coding sequence ATGACCGACGACCGCATCCCCATGACGCGGGAAGGCTACGACAAACTCAAGGCCGAGTTGGATCGGTTCCGCGGGTCGGAGATGATCGAGATCACCAAGCGCGTCGCCACGGCGCGCGAGATGGGCGATTTGAGCGAAAACGCCGAGTACCACGCGGCGCGCGAAGACCAGGGCATGCTCCAGGCCCGGATCAATGATTTGTCCGACCGTCTCTCCCGCGCGGTCATCGTAGATACGACCTTGCTGCCGAAGGACACGATTGCCTTCGGGAGTCGAGTGAAGGTTAAGGATCTCGACGTCGACGAAGAAGAGATCTTTGAACTCGTTGGTCCGGGGCAAGAAAACCCCGATAAGGGGCGTATTCTCACAACCAGCCCCATCGGGCAGGGCTTGATCGGCCGGAAAAAGGGCGAAACGGTCAAGATCCAAGTGCCGAGTGGCACCATCAAGTTCAAGATCCTGGAGATTTCGTCCGCGAACATATAA
- a CDS encoding DUF2752 domain-containing protein yields the protein MQPEQPDTNTHNEKPPRAKVIRPAEATAHLKRVVRASLLALAGVLAAVFAAAAYIHPYDEAGAPRTMSTHTQLGMPPCNFATLTGKPCPSCGMTTSFALLVHGDVSASLRANWVGTTICVIWAVTLVWALASGLRGRALFVPNRRGAGELIFTCVTGAVVVLMLARWGVLLVWG from the coding sequence GTGCAACCCGAACAACCCGATACGAACACCCACAACGAGAAGCCGCCCCGAGCGAAGGTGATTCGCCCCGCGGAAGCGACCGCCCACCTGAAGCGGGTCGTGCGGGCGTCGCTGCTCGCGCTCGCGGGGGTACTCGCGGCGGTGTTCGCGGCGGCCGCGTACATCCACCCTTACGACGAGGCCGGCGCGCCGCGGACGATGTCGACGCACACACAGCTCGGGATGCCGCCGTGTAACTTCGCGACGCTGACCGGCAAGCCGTGCCCCTCGTGCGGGATGACAACGAGTTTCGCCCTCCTGGTTCACGGGGACGTGTCCGCGTCGCTGCGGGCGAACTGGGTCGGCACCACGATTTGCGTGATCTGGGCGGTCACACTGGTGTGGGCACTGGCGAGCGGCCTGCGGGGGCGGGCGCTCTTCGTTCCGAACCGCCGCGGGGCCGGCGAACTGATTTTCACGTGCGTCACCGGTGCCGTCGTCGTTCTCATGCTCGCGCGCTGGGGCGTGCTGTTAGTTTGGGGGTAA
- a CDS encoding FHA domain-containing protein, whose amino-acid sequence MSDPRLHSLHLEGLPRRDTFRSAREKLQAACGSQTLAGSARVLDDENLGTSTLAAPVGGASGLVGRFTFYLKDGTNVYPLRLGMNSVGRLPDNDVVVRDECVSRRHCAVLIHSDLRCELHDVASKNGTLLNGKKIPQPQKLQSGDQITLCNRRLTFHIAEVPSEPAAVG is encoded by the coding sequence ATGTCAGACCCCCGGCTTCACAGTTTGCACTTGGAAGGCTTGCCCAGGCGGGACACGTTCCGCTCTGCGCGCGAAAAGCTCCAGGCCGCTTGCGGAAGCCAAACGCTGGCCGGTAGCGCCCGCGTTCTCGACGACGAGAACCTCGGCACTTCGACCCTCGCCGCACCCGTTGGGGGCGCGAGTGGACTCGTCGGGCGCTTCACGTTTTATCTCAAAGACGGCACCAACGTTTACCCGCTCCGCCTGGGAATGAACAGCGTTGGGCGGTTACCCGACAACGACGTTGTGGTGCGAGACGAGTGCGTTTCCCGGCGCCATTGTGCGGTGCTGATCCACTCGGACTTACGGTGCGAACTGCACGACGTCGCATCGAAGAACGGCACCCTTCTGAACGGCAAAAAAATCCCCCAACCCCAAAAGCTCCAGTCCGGCGATCAGATCACACTCTGTAACCGCCGCCTCACATTCCACATCGCCGAAGTGCCGAGCGAACCCGCCGCCGTGGGTTGA
- a CDS encoding M42 family metallopeptidase, which produces MEHTSHEFLKSLLETPSPSGFEQQIQQVVRERMRPFADEIRTDSHGNVLAARFPEGRPGDAPRIMLAGHCDQIGLMVQYIDSDGFLYIQPIGGWDMQILLGQHLTVWTKSGGIHGVVARRAIHLLKPEERGKVPDFTDVWVDIGAKNREEAESLVRCGDPLTFALGYRPLRNGLAASPAMDDKVGLWVCMEAVRLLQGRPLRAAVFGASTVAEEIGLRGATTAAYAINPTVGIAVDVTHATDTPGNDKKTQGDIKCGAGPVLYRGPNISPRVFDLLEETAKLHEIPVQVRGTPRATGTDANAIQIARAGVATGLIGIPNRYMHSPVEVVHLDDLTSAAKLLAEFCAVVGPETNWIP; this is translated from the coding sequence ATGGAGCACACGTCGCACGAGTTCTTGAAGAGCCTGCTCGAAACGCCCAGCCCGTCCGGGTTCGAGCAGCAGATCCAGCAGGTCGTCCGCGAACGCATGAGGCCGTTCGCGGACGAGATCCGCACCGACTCGCACGGGAACGTGCTCGCGGCGCGGTTCCCGGAGGGGCGCCCGGGCGACGCGCCGCGGATCATGCTCGCGGGGCACTGCGACCAGATCGGCCTCATGGTGCAGTACATCGATTCCGACGGGTTCCTCTACATCCAGCCCATCGGCGGCTGGGATATGCAAATCCTGCTCGGTCAACACCTTACCGTGTGGACGAAGAGCGGCGGTATTCACGGGGTCGTGGCGCGGCGCGCGATCCACCTCCTGAAACCGGAAGAGCGCGGAAAGGTACCGGACTTCACCGACGTGTGGGTGGACATCGGCGCGAAGAACCGCGAAGAGGCCGAATCGCTCGTGCGGTGCGGCGACCCGCTCACGTTCGCGCTCGGCTACCGGCCGCTCCGCAACGGCCTCGCCGCCAGCCCCGCGATGGACGACAAAGTCGGGCTGTGGGTGTGTATGGAGGCCGTGCGGTTGCTCCAGGGGCGCCCGCTCCGGGCTGCGGTCTTCGGCGCCTCGACGGTGGCCGAAGAGATCGGGCTGCGTGGGGCGACAACGGCCGCCTACGCGATCAACCCCACCGTGGGCATCGCGGTGGACGTGACGCACGCGACCGACACGCCGGGAAACGACAAGAAAACTCAGGGCGACATCAAGTGCGGCGCCGGGCCGGTGCTGTACCGCGGGCCGAACATCAGCCCGCGGGTGTTCGACCTGCTCGAAGAGACCGCGAAGCTACACGAGATCCCGGTTCAGGTGCGCGGAACGCCGCGGGCTACGGGAACCGATGCGAACGCGATCCAGATCGCGCGCGCGGGCGTCGCCACGGGGCTCATTGGTATCCCCAATCGCTACATGCACAGCCCGGTTGAGGTGGTCCACCTCGACGATCTGACGAGTGCGGCGAAGTTGCTCGCGGAGTTCTGCGCGGTCGTCGGCCCGGAGACGAACTGGATTCCGTAA
- the dapA gene encoding 4-hydroxy-tetrahydrodipicolinate synthase: MAATRGELFAGVTVAIITPFKNGEVDWDELGKLVDWHCEQGTDALAPCGTTGESPTLTHDENERVVSFVCERARGRTKIMAGTGSNSTSEAIRMTKAAKKAGANGTLQVGPYYNKPTQEGYFRHFAALAEATDLPIVVYNIPGRTASNILPETLARMAEACPTIVAVKEATGSLDQASQVAALTDLTILSGDDSLTLPLMSIGGKGVVSVVGNIVPRDMMALVKAFAAGKFEEALQWHRKLFPLCRDMLGVATNPIPLKTAVKLLGRGNGEMRLPMCPIDAAGEAKVRQTLVNYGLLKA, translated from the coding sequence ATGGCTGCCACTCGCGGCGAGTTGTTCGCCGGTGTCACCGTCGCCATCATCACCCCGTTCAAGAACGGCGAAGTCGATTGGGACGAACTCGGCAAACTCGTGGACTGGCACTGCGAGCAGGGCACCGACGCCCTCGCCCCGTGCGGCACCACGGGCGAATCGCCGACGCTGACGCACGACGAGAACGAGCGCGTGGTCTCGTTCGTGTGCGAGCGCGCCCGCGGGCGCACGAAGATCATGGCCGGGACCGGGTCGAACTCGACCTCCGAAGCGATCCGGATGACGAAGGCCGCGAAGAAGGCGGGCGCCAACGGCACGCTGCAGGTCGGCCCGTACTACAACAAGCCGACGCAAGAGGGCTACTTCCGCCACTTCGCCGCGCTCGCGGAAGCCACGGACCTCCCGATCGTCGTTTACAACATCCCGGGGCGCACCGCGAGCAACATCCTGCCGGAAACGCTCGCGCGCATGGCTGAGGCGTGCCCCACCATTGTCGCCGTGAAGGAAGCGACCGGCTCCCTGGACCAAGCGAGCCAGGTCGCGGCGCTCACCGATCTCACGATCCTGAGCGGCGACGACAGTCTCACGCTTCCGCTCATGAGCATCGGCGGTAAGGGCGTGGTGAGCGTGGTCGGTAACATCGTGCCGCGCGACATGATGGCGCTGGTGAAGGCGTTCGCCGCGGGCAAGTTTGAAGAAGCGCTCCAGTGGCACCGCAAGCTGTTCCCGCTGTGCCGGGACATGCTCGGCGTGGCAACGAACCCGATCCCGCTGAAGACTGCGGTAAAGCTCCTCGGGCGCGGGAACGGCGAGATGCGCCTGCCGATGTGCCCGATCGACGCGGCCGGCGAAGCGAAGGTGCGCCAAACGCTCGTGAACTACGGCCTGCTGAAAGCATAA
- a CDS encoding GNAT family N-acetyltransferase — MADAIIDIVGADELPLIIDMYNQIFRPAKTIESFRRRYTGRHNVLQLVARVKEKPAGFFLGFELKPDTFFAWFYGVMPDARRMGIGSQLMEAAQSWAAQHEYETIRLECHNTHRPMLHLAIELGYDIVGLHWDADRGDNLIMFEKSLTGR; from the coding sequence ATGGCGGACGCGATCATCGATATCGTGGGTGCGGACGAACTCCCGCTCATCATCGATATGTACAACCAGATTTTCCGCCCCGCGAAGACGATCGAGTCGTTCCGCCGGCGGTACACCGGGCGCCACAACGTTTTACAGCTCGTGGCCCGCGTAAAGGAGAAGCCGGCCGGCTTCTTCCTCGGCTTCGAGCTGAAGCCCGACACGTTCTTCGCGTGGTTCTACGGGGTTATGCCCGACGCGCGGCGCATGGGCATCGGCTCCCAACTCATGGAAGCCGCGCAGAGTTGGGCCGCGCAGCACGAATACGAAACGATCCGGCTAGAGTGCCACAACACCCACCGCCCGATGCTCCACCTCGCCATCGAGCTCGGGTACGACATCGTCGGCCTCCACTGGGACGCCGACCGCGGTGACAACCTCATCATGTTCGAGAAGAGCCTGACCGGGCGATAG
- a CDS encoding serine/threonine-protein kinase: MATHTQLPRLSSPFLSAVRKSGLLTPDDLMAVFANASIDPTTAEPIQVAALLVRKKLLTKFQAMQLLNNRTQGFVLDKYKILDGIRQDRVGMVFKAEHMTTKRTVALKVLPCDRASDPTILKAFLDEVRAAAKVDHPAVARIVDVGYWQGTHFVVSEFVPGQTLDKVVAEKGPLAPDAAAQVVAQVAVGLMHAHSCGLIHRDMKPGNLSLTPDRGVKLIDLGLTHMLESPWARVTKRISTKEYAEEIAHIAPEQAWGCEMDCRSDVYSLGSTFYFLLTGEVPFPGLAPEMMAERQIRGVPSPAKLQPKISPELARIVMKMGAKDPHTRYQNAREVVQALQAWLPLAQCRALGISAEHPSLDAQGDSRTHALVKSPAKKGGVLAFVRGLFGR, encoded by the coding sequence GTGGCAACACACACGCAACTTCCACGACTCAGCTCGCCGTTTTTGAGTGCCGTTCGCAAAAGTGGACTGCTCACGCCGGACGACTTGATGGCGGTGTTCGCGAACGCATCGATCGACCCCACAACTGCTGAACCGATCCAGGTCGCGGCGCTGCTCGTGCGCAAGAAATTGCTCACGAAGTTCCAGGCGATGCAGTTGCTCAACAACCGGACGCAGGGGTTCGTTCTCGACAAATACAAGATCCTCGACGGCATCCGGCAGGACCGCGTCGGGATGGTGTTCAAAGCGGAACACATGACGACCAAGCGCACCGTAGCCCTGAAGGTGCTGCCGTGCGACCGGGCCAGCGACCCGACCATTCTGAAGGCGTTCCTGGACGAAGTGCGAGCGGCCGCGAAGGTGGACCACCCGGCCGTGGCGCGCATCGTCGACGTGGGGTACTGGCAGGGCACGCACTTCGTCGTCTCGGAATTCGTACCGGGGCAGACGCTCGACAAGGTCGTGGCCGAGAAGGGGCCGCTGGCGCCGGACGCCGCGGCGCAGGTCGTGGCGCAGGTCGCCGTGGGCCTGATGCACGCGCACTCGTGCGGCCTGATTCACCGCGACATGAAGCCGGGGAACCTCTCGCTGACGCCGGACCGGGGCGTGAAGCTCATCGATTTGGGCCTCACGCACATGCTCGAGAGCCCGTGGGCGCGGGTCACGAAGCGGATCAGCACGAAGGAGTACGCGGAGGAGATCGCGCACATCGCGCCGGAGCAGGCGTGGGGCTGCGAGATGGACTGCCGCAGCGACGTGTACAGCCTGGGCTCGACGTTCTATTTCCTGCTGACGGGGGAAGTTCCGTTCCCCGGTCTGGCCCCGGAAATGATGGCGGAACGGCAGATCCGCGGGGTACCGTCGCCGGCCAAGCTCCAGCCCAAAATCTCTCCCGAACTCGCCAGGATCGTCATGAAGATGGGGGCGAAAGACCCGCACACGCGCTACCAGAACGCGCGCGAAGTGGTTCAGGCGCTTCAAGCCTGGCTGCCGCTCGCACAGTGCCGGGCGCTCGGCATCTCCGCGGAGCACCCGAGCCTCGACGCGCAAGGCGACTCCCGCACGCACGCGCTCGTGAAGTCGCCCGCGAAAAAGGGCGGCGTCCTCGCGTTCGTCCGCGGGCTCTTCGGGCGCTAG